In one window of Methanoculleus chikugoensis DNA:
- a CDS encoding ATP-binding protein gives MTGDTGTRDVLAVMELLLTAEIFNRNEELDINDLSPRCRGFFGAGSGGNPEVKRPLIVSEGAIRKVFGTPDAACQAVRANPFVGYDEFGQRLNLPSLDTAAGWFLKKGGKERVGENPVLAYFFDGKDGIEVRYRDVRVKNRRFEDTKEYVEARVSRIIGESEEMREARDLIIISAPDEVEFSLAKLVCTPRQEETIKKIAVALEHRDFLKRHGIYEFGRLLFVGPPGTGKTSLALAMSRELHMPVLEVRLAMVTSQYLGETSKNIDRIFDLAKKLTPCILFIDEFDFVAKTRVSDDHGAMKRAVNMLLKNIDQISFVKNGVLLIGATNHPRILDEAAWRRFDEVVEFPLPDQAMRQAILEKVAATIECDCDFADLAARTEGFSGSDLRMMMKEAVMSALMEDRHRVDPVDIEQGLLRAEERNVIRTGR, from the coding sequence ATGACCGGCGACACTGGTACACGTGACGTCCTCGCCGTCATGGAACTCCTGCTCACCGCGGAGATATTCAACCGGAACGAGGAACTCGATATCAACGACCTTAGCCCGCGCTGCCGGGGTTTCTTCGGTGCCGGGAGCGGCGGAAACCCCGAGGTGAAGCGGCCCTTGATCGTGAGCGAGGGAGCGATCAGGAAGGTGTTCGGCACCCCGGACGCCGCCTGCCAGGCCGTTCGCGCAAACCCGTTCGTCGGCTACGATGAGTTCGGCCAGCGGCTGAACCTCCCTTCGCTTGATACTGCGGCGGGATGGTTCCTCAAGAAGGGCGGGAAGGAGAGGGTCGGAGAGAACCCCGTTCTCGCGTACTTCTTCGACGGGAAAGACGGCATCGAAGTCCGGTATCGCGATGTCCGGGTGAAGAACCGCCGGTTCGAGGATACGAAGGAGTACGTGGAGGCGAGAGTCTCCCGGATCATCGGAGAGAGCGAGGAGATGCGGGAGGCCCGCGACCTCATCATCATCAGCGCGCCGGACGAGGTCGAGTTCTCGCTTGCAAAACTGGTCTGCACCCCGCGCCAGGAGGAGACGATCAAAAAGATCGCCGTCGCCCTGGAGCACCGCGACTTCTTAAAGCGGCACGGCATCTACGAGTTCGGCCGGCTCCTCTTCGTCGGCCCGCCCGGAACCGGGAAGACCTCGCTTGCGCTCGCGATGTCGCGGGAACTCCACATGCCGGTTCTCGAGGTCCGTCTCGCGATGGTCACCTCCCAGTATCTCGGCGAGACCTCGAAGAACATCGACCGGATCTTCGACCTCGCGAAGAAACTCACCCCCTGCATCCTCTTCATCGACGAGTTCGACTTCGTCGCGAAGACCCGGGTCAGCGACGATCACGGCGCGATGAAGCGCGCGGTGAACATGCTCCTCAAGAACATCGACCAGATCAGTTTCGTCAAGAACGGCGTCCTCCTCATCGGGGCGACGAACCACCCCCGTATCCTCGACGAGGCGGCCTGGCGGCGGTTCGATGAGGTGGTGGAGTTCCCGCTCCCCGACCAGGCGATGCGGCAGGCGATCCTCGAGAAGGTCGCCGCCACGATCGAGTGCGACTGCGACTTCGCGGACCTTGCCGCCCGGACGGAGGGGTTTTCGGGCTCCGATCTGCGGATGATGATGAAAGAGGCGGTGATGTCGGCGCTGATGGAAGACCGGCACCGGGTCGACCCGGTGGACATCGAGCAGGGGCTCCTTCGGGCGGAGGAGAGGAACGTCATCCGGACCGGGCGCTGA